A stretch of Coccidioides posadasii str. Silveira chromosome 2, complete sequence DNA encodes these proteins:
- a CDS encoding uncharacterized protein (EggNog:ENOG410PPI3~COG:C~BUSCO:12740at33183), with protein sequence MRATLRLLANVKPGRYLEPFAPTGLTGLNTHPSPRPTLIYLYQTTLDKLKTIPESSVYRQSTEALTRHRLNVVQSVKPPGFDSWLQRVKAAVAENPEAYKTALRPDGSYAAYEQKEKPKEEKDWSGEPFNPQLEGAYLNEQEMEARVKEAQEEANKQLEPKLSWEPEPALEAAQISEIEQQIGSGLIEEVIQTAQAELGLVDEMVKHRVWEELEEKPKPGQWTYFERGTSQES encoded by the exons ATGAGGGCGACACTAAGATTGCTGGCAAATGTTAAGCCGGGCAGATACCTAGAGCCGTTCGCGCCCACCGGTCTCACCGGCCTTAACACGCACCCCAGTCCCCGACCAACTCTCATCTACCTGTACCAAACGACTCTAGACAAGCTCAAGACTATTCCTGAATCGTCCGTATATCGTCAATCGACAGAAGCGCTTACACGCCACCGGTTAAACGTCGTCCAGTCGGTGAAACCCCCCGGTTTCGATTCTTGGCTTCAGAGAGTTAAAGCGGCTGTTGCGGAGAATCCGGAGGCCTATAAAACTGCTTTAAGACCAGACGGCTCCTACGCTGCATACGAACAAAAGGAGAAGCCAAAGGAGGAGAAAGACTGGTCCGGAGAACCGTTCAACCCTCAATTGGAGGGCGCATATCTTAACGAGCAAGAGATGGAGGCCCGGGTTAAGGAAGCCCAGGAAGAAGCAAATAAGCAATTGGAGCCTAAATTGTCATGGGAACCAGAACCAGCTCTTGAAGCAGCGCA GATCTCCGAAATCGAGCAGCAAATTGGCAGTGGCCTAATCGAGGAGGTTATTCAAACCGCGCAAGCCGAGTTAGGGTTGGTCGATGAAATGGTCAAGCACAGAGT TTGGGAGGAGCTCGAAGAGAAACCTAAGCCGGGACAATGGACCTATTTTGAACGAGGAACCTCCCAAGAGTCCTAG
- a CDS encoding uncharacterized protein (SECRETED:SignalP(1-20)~EggNog:ENOG410PJ6R~COG:O~TransMembrane:1 (n4-15c20/21o658-679i)~BUSCO:2713at33183), which yields MKASFLAFSLLAAVFQPVFAASHGLEKSADAKLENDASDRTTIFHDVRVPPMKEVDAAGFDETIKDGYWFVKFYSPYCHFCKAVRPAWQTLYEFYYTSNPLKSSTSKQVPNPESSLNSFQGYYDFHFAEMDCVVNGDKCQELEVKEWPTFALYHDGKLVEKYNGERNMEGLSRFVEKWLESIKPGSRPRGEMKLPEPGAKIVPEQPKDKEDAIIGEPDINAGSSTSATSQKSDDSVKPAAPALPERKQPAPNPQGMSVPLTAESFQKLVTTTRDPWFVKFYAPWCVHCQALAPIWSQMAKDLKGKLNIGEVNCEVEKRLCKDARVNVYPTMYFFRGGERVEYEGLRGLGDLVNYARKAVDVVGSGVQYVDATAFKKMEETEEVIFLYFFDHATTSEDFAALDRLTLSLVGRARLVKTNSTILAERFKISTWPRLLVSRDGRPSYYTALAPKDMRDFRQVLAWMQKVWLPIVPEMTASNAKEIMERKYVVLGILNRQRSDEFIQDKRELKNAALEWMEKQTKLFQLERQELRDAKELRIEEADDRDDQRALRAAKNTRITIKEDDKKQVAFAWVDGIFWDRWIRTTYGIDVRNGERVIINDEENRRYWDTTPNGGFIVPSRTSILETITHVVSNPSKLKSKSTVGTFEGLFFSIRTFTFAHPIITFLLFVAVLFVSSFIARGKLRRGRSAGGLLGSVGGSSGGFFHLDGKEGLLGGGSGGGKVD from the exons ATGAAGGCCAGCTTTTTGGCCTTCTCCCTCCTTGCGGCTGTCTTCCAGCCAGTGTTTGCTGCATCACACGGCCTGGAGAAAAGTGCGGACGCCAAACTTGAGAATGATGCTTCAGATAGAACGACAATATTTCACGATGTGCGGGTACCGCCTATGAAGGAAGTAGATGCTGCCGGTTTCGATGAGACTATCAAGGATGGATATTG GTTTGTCAAATTCTACTCTCCTTACTGTCATTTTTGCAAGGCTGTCAGGCCCGCATGGCAGACTCTTTATGAATTTTACTAT ACATCGAATCCATTGAAATCTTCAACTTCGAAACAAGTGCCCAATCCCGAGTCCTCCCTTAATTCCTTCCAGGGTTATTACGACTTTCACTTTGCGGAGATGGATTGCGTTGTAAATGGTGACAAGTGTCAGGAGTTGGAAGTCAAGGAATGGCCGACTTTTGCACTGTATCATGATGGCAAGCTGGTCGAGAAATATAATGGTGAGAGGAATATGGAAGGCCTGAGCCGCTTTGTCGAAAAATGGTTGGAATCCATTAAGCCTGGCTCGCGGCCTAGAGGTGAAATGAAACTTCCGGAACCTGGTGCCAAGATCGTTCCCGAGCAACCAAAGGACAAGGAGGACGCTATAATTGGTGAACCCGACATAAACGCTGGAAGCTCAACGTCTGCCACTTCCCAGAAGTCAGATGATTCTGTAAAACCTGCTGCGCCTGCCCTCCCCGAGAGGAAACAACCTGCTCCCAACCCGCAGGGAATGTCGGTTCCTTTAACAGCCGAGAGCTTCCAAAAACTTGTTACCACAACGAGAGACCCATGGTTTGTGAAATTCTATGCTCCATGGTGCGTTCATTGCCAGGCCCTTGCCCCTATCTGGAGCCAGATGGCCAAGGATTTGAAAGGCAAGCTTAATATAGGCGAGGTAAATTGTGAGGTGGAGAAAAGACTCTGCAAAGATGCCCGTGTCAATGTCTATCCGACGATGTACTTCTTCCGGGGAGGCGAGCGCGTTGAGTATGAAGGCCTTCGGGGTCTCGGTGACTTGGTGAATTACGCGAGGAAAGCCGTTGACGTCGTCGGCTCGGGCGTCCAATACGTGGACGCTACGGCGTTCAAAAAGATGGAAGAAACTGAAGAAGTTATTTTCTTATATTTCTTTGACCACGCCACTACGTCCGAAGACTTCGCTGCGTTGGACCGTTTAACCCTTAGCCTCGTCGGGCGTGCCCGTCTTGTCAAGACCAACAGTACTATCCTTGCCGAGAGATTTAAAATATCAACATGGCCCAGGCTCCTTGTGTCGAGAGATGGTAGACCAAGTTACTACACTGCGCTTGCACCTAAGGATATGAGAGACTTCCGTCAGGTCCTCGCATGGATGCAGAAAGTGTGGCTACCAATTGTCCCAGAAATGACGGCATCTAATGCTAAAGAAATCATGGAACGAAAATACGTCGTCCTCGGCATTCTCAATAGACAGCGATCCGATGAATTCATACAAGATAAACGGGAATTGAAGAACGCAGCACTAGAATGGATGGAAAAGCAGACAAAACTATTCCAACTGGAGCGTCAAGAACTTCGCGATGCAAAAGAGCTACGgattgaagaagctgatgACCGAGATGACCAGAGAGCTTTGAGAGCCGCTAAGAATACACGCATTACGATCAAAGAAGACGATAAGAAGCAAGTTGCTTTCGCCTGGGTTGATGGTATTTTCTGGGATAGATGGATCAGAACGACATATGGCATCGATGTGCGGAATGGAGAGCGTGTCATTATTAACGATGAAGAG AACCGCCGATACTGGGACACGACTCCTAACGGAGGCTTTATCGTCCCCAGCCGGACCTCCATTTTGGAAACCATCACACACGTCGTTTCAAACCCGAGCAAACTTAAATCCAAGTCCACCGTCGGTACTTTTGAGggtcttttcttttctatccGTACATTTACCTTCGCTCATCCAATCATCACGTTTTTATTATTCGTCGCTGTTCTTTTCGTCTCGTCTTTTATTGCTAGAGGCAAACTTCGAAGAGGTAGATCCGCAGGCGGCTTGTTAGGCAGTGTTGGCGGTAGCTCTGGAGGATTCTTTCACCTTGACGGAAAAGAAGGCCTCCTTGGTGGAGGCAGTGGAGGTGGTAAAGTCGATTGA
- a CDS encoding uncharacterized protein (TransMembrane:1 (o59-80i)), with amino-acid sequence MIFLPPAFPRFSFFFKISFLCKKDTRAFSIVARNSDFCMHIRAFIFHIFPFIPPFSESFPILSFLSFLFFFGGIFIRVLLRFSSNTTLGTEYFSPLLFGGMDLGVLEDTASLGLLVDA; translated from the coding sequence ATGATCTTCCTTCCTCCTGCCTTTCCTCGTTtcagctttttttttaaaatttCCTTTTTATGCAAAAAAGACACCAGAGCATTCAGCATAGTTGCAAGGAACTCGGATTTTTGTATGCATATCAGGGCATTCATCTTTCATATATTCCCTTTTATACCCCCATTTTCAGAGTCCTTCCccattttgtcttttctttcctttcttttcttcttcggtGGGATATTTATTCGTGTTCTTCTTCGCTTTTCTTCTAACACCACCcttggtacggagtatttctCCCCTCTACTTTTCGGGGGGATGGATCTTGGAGTTTTGGAGGATACTGCATCTTTGGGTTTGCTTGTTGATGCTTGA
- a CDS encoding uncharacterized protein (EggNog:ENOG410PFWM~COG:K~BUSCO:2633at33183), with product MSYPPLAPSTQAPTPPPSITAASADKSKPKTTRKGRKPSSRISDKTSSQDTPIKKGERLHKRSRSGCFTCRLRRKKCDEGKPVCKACRNLKLKCEYKRPMWWGNNDQRRNHKELIKELIKNTKLNERGISSAARSSAACTYTPPALSHSAPTPETFIDGMVQTRDPSLEPQYPFEHEFSQCHPQDPLDSLTSQLQNPLFESAPFWTAAPYEIDIKTENEVYVNDIPTRRESTTSTFSMFQPTLPHSMLPPLSDDKWSEEEFLEGHSDPFYSGLSDHSPFQFTHAPVHISTIHVEDRDRPLLDHFFEKVVRLIFPILEAKRPGAVRSEVILPAIESNKCYLHCCLSSTGVHLKATQQLSSESIDNEILRHRYQTVSELCKALNEDTNHSDILEATLAMIFFQCAVGRPDDSLPDIPWHQHFQAATSLVHKLDLSRRLIEADQVNVHPPFNMSLSAWIDILGSTMLGQMPQFAHTYRTKLFNGSSSGLCDLMGCEDRIMYLIAEISCLDALKNEGRIDHLGLCGHITTLAKQLDQAEPPAESIADPCADGTFQPRQLVKNMTALFCVAARIYLCSLVPGFQRTQPSTLNLIARAGELLELIPGGPGGFDRSLVWPLLICGSYSVPNSPFRSVLARRMEQLGEQAEFGSFGRMARLLQEVWRAADGVVEDSQLNDASQNDVVAIKTEDGQYQQQSPEHIPMESINGQNTVHWRDVMQKNGWDFLLI from the exons ATGTCGTATCCTCCCCTTGCTCCGTCTACCCAGGCTCCCACGCCTCCACCTTCAATAACGGCTGCCTCCGCTGATAAGTCAAAACCCAAAACGACGAGAAAGGGACGCAAACCTTCCTCAAGAATATCAGACAAGACAAGTTCACAAGATACTCCAAttaaaaaaggagaaaggcTACACAAGAGGTCTCGGTCCG GATGTTTCACCTGCCGTCTTCGAAGAAAGAAGTGTGACGAAGGTAAACCGGTATGCAAGGCCTGCCGAAACCTGAAACTGAAATGTGAATATAAACGGCCAATGTGGTGGGGGAACAACGACCAGCGCAGGAACCACAAGGAATTAATCAAGGAGCTCATCAAAAACACCAAGCTAAATGAGCGGGGAATTTCTTCGGCCGCTCGTTCATCAGCAGCTTGCACATACACTCCGCCAGCCCTGTCGCATTCAGCTCCCACCCCGGAGACCTTCATCGATGGAATGGTTCAGACTCGCGATCCTTCCCTAGAGCCACAGTACCCATTTGAACATGAATTCAGTCAATGTCACCCGCAAGACCCCCTCGATTCTCTCACTTCTCAACTTCAAAACCCACTCTTCGAATCCGCCCCATTCTGGACCGCCGCGCCATACGAGATCGACATCAAAACCGAAAATGAGGTGTATGTGAACGATATTCCAACTCGGAGAGAATCCACCACGTCCACATTCAGCATGTTCCAGCCTACATTACCGCATTCCATGTTACCTCCTCTCTCTGACGATAAATGGTCGGAAGAAGAGTTCTTAGAGGGCCATTCAGACCCTTTCTATAGCGGGCTTTCTGACCATAGTCCTTTCCAGTTCACCCATGCTCCAGTTCACATTTCCACCATTCACGTCGAGGATCGGGACCGTCCACTACTGGATCATTTCTTCGAGAAAGTCGTGCGTCTAATCTTTCCGATCCTGGAAGCGAAGCGCCCAGGCGCAGTACGGTCGGAGGTCATACTACCCGCGATAGAATCAAACAAGTGCTATCTCCACTGCTGCCTGAGCAGTACTGGCGTCCACTTGAAAGCGACGCAGCAATTAAGCAGCGAGTCGATCGACAATGAAATTTTGAGACACCGTTATCAGACTGTCTCAGAGCTCTGTAAGGCACTGAACGAAGATACTAACCACAGTGATATCCTCGAAGCGACGCTTGCAATGATCTTCTTCCAGTGCGCTGTTGGCCGACCAGACGATTCGCTCCCCGATATTCCCTGGCACCAGCACTTCCAAGCAGCGACGAGCCTTGTTCACAAACTCGACCTTTCTCGTCGGCTAATCGAAGCGGACCAAGTCAATGTACATCCGCCATTCAACATGAGCCTTTCTGCTTGGATCGATATCCTAGGTTCCACAATGCTCGGTCAGATGCCACAGTTTGCACATACCTATCGAACAAAGCTCTTCAACGGTTCTAGTTCGGGACTCTGCGACCTAATGGGATGCGAAGATCGAATCATGTACCTAATTGCCGAAATCTCATGCCTCGACGCTCTCAAAAACGAAGGACGAATCGACCACCTTGGACTTTGTGGCCATATAACCACTCTCGCCAAGCAACTCGACCAGGCGGAGCCTCCAGCAGAATCGATCGCCGACCCATGCGCCGACGGAACGTTCCAGCCCCGCCAGCTTGTGAAGAATATGACGGCACTTTTCTGCGTTGCTGCACGGATATACCTCTGCAGCCTTGTCCCTGGATTCCAACGCACCCAGCCCAGCACCCTCAACCTCATCGCTCGCGCGGGTGAGCTCCTTGAATTAATCCCCGGCGGACCAGGTGGCTTTGACCGCTCGCTCGTCTGGCCATTACTTATCTGTGGATCATACTCCGTGCCGAACAGCCCCTTCCGCTCCGTGCTCGCCAGACGCATGGAGCAGCTCGGTGAACAGGCTGAGTTTGGAAGTTTCGGCCGTATGGCGCGTTTGCTGCAGGAGGTGTGGCGCGCTGCGGATGGAGTCGTTGAGGATTCGCAACTTAACGATGCGAGTCAGAATGACGTAGTCGCGATCAAGACTGAGGATGGACAATACCAGCAGCAGTCTCCAGAGCACATACCCATGGAATCTATCAACGGCCAGAATACTGTCCATTGGCGGGATGTCATGCAAAAGAATGGATGGGACTTTTTGTTGATATGA